The following nucleotide sequence is from Solanum dulcamara chromosome 7, daSolDulc1.2, whole genome shotgun sequence.
tgatatacaacaacaacaataacccagtgaaatcccacaacgtggggtctggggagggttaaatgtacgcagaccttactcctaccaaagtaggacaactgttttcgagagaccctcggctcaaaagaagcataaaaagaggtcagataaggctaagaagttcaaagcgatatgggaaagcaaaaataacgaataacgcaaataacgaaagcggcACAGATTAAATAGAGTAATCAGAGTACAGAAAGAAATAGAGAGATAACTTAAATTCGATTAATATTTGATAGTACTTGTAAGTTCCCGCCAGCGAATATCCCTCTAGCTCCCTTTCATGACCACTCTAAAAGAGGAAGAAGCTAGTAAATAAGCAGCTCTGTTGGATCCGTGATAGATCAAACAAATTACATATATATGAATTCGATTGTGTTAAAAAGTGGATTTTAAAATGTATATCTAACTCCATCTATACTTGTTTTTCACGCATATATAGGGTTTTACCCCAAAGCTCACTTGATTCTATCGAACCTGCAAACTCATTATAAGAATCACCACTGTTATGTAAATTTAATTGGGTTATACTGAccatcaatatttttaaaaaaatttaataaggtATTAGAAGAGTCATCCTTATTTCATGATATTCCCAACATTGAGCCCTCATCTTATATTATTCACGCTCCAATTAACCAAATCTGAATTGGGGGTGGGGGGCGAGTTAGATTGTCTCACATTGTTTCACCTCAGGTCTATTTTCTTAACATTAACATGGTAGGGGTGGTGGACAATTGGTAGTATAAGTATCAACAGatcattattttattgattACACCAACTTGGAAACAATCTCAATTACGAAAACAATATTCCTTCTCCAGATTTGGATATTGCTATATGTTTCCTCCAGTGTTGCTCACTGTCAATTCCCAGCACTTAGGAAGCTCCAACTTCCATTACGAGTCGTTGGCCCTGAATCTGTTGCTTTCGATAAAAAAGGTGACGGACCTTACACTGGTGTTGCAGATGGCAGAATAATCAAATATCAAGGTCCAAAACTTGGCTTCACTGATTTTGCTATAACATCACCAAATAGGTAACTAAGAGcacgtttggattggctttaagttggtcaaaaccaacttaaaactccttttcagcttttggacgtgtttgcgtttttaaagtcaattaaaattgaaaagttaggattcctaactttttttttctaagtgctttaagtcattttctttgaccatggaaattacttttatatcccttatattttaactaaatttccaaactaccctttttattcttttaaccctaaaattcacataattttcctcatttaagcacttttatccaaacactcaactgcttatttataaaaataactttcagcactttaaagttttaaaagcacttcatacataaaagttactttttttaagcccatccggGCTCTAAATTCAATTTCTAAGtttgagttttatttttcttgtccTTATATTATGTACTTTTAGGACCAATAAAAGATGTGATGGCACAAATGACCTAAAATCACAACGAATATGTGGGAACCCGTTGGGCCTTGAGTTTTACGACAAAACTGGAGACCTCTACACAGTTGATGCATATTATGGACTTTTGGTGGTTGGACCAACCAGAGTACTTGAAGCTTTTGGCCAAAAACATTCTTAAACTATACCCCAAATTTAAATTACAtccttaaaatatattttttgacagAAAATATCCTCCAAGTATTTGAAAGTTAACAATTTTCATCCTTCAGTTAGATACtatcaaaaaattaaaggaTCCTACAAAAACATGTGCAATTCATGTGAACAAAAAGTTTTTCTGCATAATTCGTTACCTTCTATAAAAAGctcttgaaaaaaaaagaatattaaaaattGTGAACACCATTACTTGCTGAAACAAAAAATGTTAGGAAAACGTGAGGATACATGATTTGCTCTTCTTCTCGATTACCAAAGGAAAAAAGCTGGAGCTTAATTATCTTTACCTTTTTTAAAGTCAAATTGTAGTTAGATCAATAATTTTTCAGTGCAATCTGATATTAAGGTGATCAAAATTCTATTTATGTCTCGCATTCgagtttttaatcaaaattctgATTATGTCTCCATTTGAGTTTCATTCTCCATTATTAGAAGTGGAAGTCTCCTACAAACATCGCTTAAGCAGATTCAGTTGAGAAGAAACATATTTCAactgataattttttaatattaaatcacatgaaaaataaatgaaaaaaactgTGAATTAAAAGATTTTGCATAATACTAAACTCAATTGCCCCAAAAGttcatgataatatttttggcatattttagaataataaatacaaatggGTGACTTGATTTTTGTAGGATCTGTTAGTTTTCTGAAAAATTCTAACAGAAGGATGAaaattgttaaattttaaatacttgGAAGATGTTTTCTGctaagaataatattttaagagTGTAATCTAAGCTTGGGGTATAGTTTAAGGATGATTTTGGCCAAAAACTCGGAGGACTTGCTACACAGCTTGTTACTAGCTTTGAGGGTACTCGTGTTGGCTTTCTCGATGCACTAAACATTGACCAGAAAACCGGAGTCATTTATTTTGTAGATGCAGGAGCAATATTCCGAATTGGGTTAGTccctctaaaaattattttgcaaaAAGTACATTTAATATGCAAAAAGAGGTAAACTAACTGAATTTTAAACTACTTGGCAGTGACAGGACTACAATAGCTGAAAGTGGAGATACATCAGGGAGATTGTTCAAGTATGATATAGCAACAAAACAGGTCACATTATTGCTAAGAGGACTTTCAGGGCCAGTAGGATTGTCACTCAGCAAAGATAGTTCATATGTCTTGATCACGGAATATATAGCTCAAAGAACTCGGAGGTTTTGGCTCAAAGGTCCAAAAGCAAATTCATCCGATGTTTTCAGAAAGGTTGAAGGAATTCCAGATAACATAAGGACTGCGTTGGGGGACTTTGGGGTGGCTATTGCCAACACGAAACAAAATACTACATATTCGATAGGACAAAGGATCAATCAGTTGGGAAAGATTGTGGAAACACGTAATTTCACAGCTCAATATAATGATACTCCTCTTGGCCTTACTTTAGTTCAAGAATATAAAGGCAAGCTTTATATTGGGTCTTTAGACCAGAACTTCATTGGTGTTTACAGAGCATTTGTCCAGAACGTCATTGGAGTTTACACAGTTTGATGTCTTTCGCTTCTCAATAATAAGCTTTATGATACTACCTACACCAAATAAAAATGATGCAGATACAGCTTATCATCTGTGCTATGTGCACAGTGATCTTGAatttataaaagtaatttcttacTATTAACACTATGCATTTTCCATGTAATATCAATTCCCAGTTGGTTAATGTAtacagaattttaattttactttCAACCGTGAGTATTTGACATTTCTACTCGCCTATTGGAATATGAACCACACTTTTTGGCTGGTCTAGCTTGAATCATATTGATGAAAAAACTACGGTTATTTGAAaccaaagaaaataatatacacaatTATTGG
It contains:
- the LOC129893980 gene encoding protein STRICTOSIDINE SYNTHASE-LIKE 11-like, producing MTTLKEEEANHYFIDYTNLETISITKTIFLLQIWILLYVSSSVAHCQFPALRKLQLPLRVVGPESVAFDKKGDGPYTGVADGRIIKYQGPKLGFTDFAITSPNRTNKRCDGTNDLKSQRICGNPLGLEFYDKTGDLYTVDAYYGLLVVGPTRDDFGQKLGGLATQLVTSFEGTRVGFLDALNIDQKTGVIYFVDAGAIFRIGDRTTIAESGDTSGRLFKYDIATKQVTLLLRGLSGPVGLSLSKDSSYVLITEYIAQRTRRFWLKGPKANSSDVFRKVEGIPDNIRTALGDFGVAIANTKQNTTYSIGQRINQLGKIVETRNFTAQYNDTPLGLTLVQEYKGKLYIGSLDQNFIGVYRAFVQNVIGVYTV